In the Juglans microcarpa x Juglans regia isolate MS1-56 chromosome 6D, Jm3101_v1.0, whole genome shotgun sequence genome, one interval contains:
- the LOC121234839 gene encoding nuclear transcription factor Y subunit C-2, which produces MDQSEQTQKQQQQQHQQAVVGVAAGANQMAYATPYQTAPMVASGTPTGAVHSPTQPPTTFANPSHQLAYQQAQHFHNQQQQQQQQQLQMFWANQMQEIEQTTDFKNHSLPLARIKKIMKADEDVRMISAEAPVIFAKACEMFILELTLRSWIHTEENKRRTLQKNDIAAAISRTDVFDFLVDIIPRDELKEEGLGVTKATIPVVGSPADIPYYYVPSQHPVGPTGMIMGKPVDQAAMYATQQSRAPMAFMPWPQSQTQQQQQPPQQQQTDS; this is translated from the coding sequence ATGGATCAATCAGAACAGACACAaaaacagcagcagcagcaacaccAGCAGGCAGTGGTGGGAGTTGCAGCAGGTGCCAACCAAATGGCCTATGCTACTCCTTATCAAACTGCTCCTATGGTGGCTTCTGGAACTCCTACAGGAGCAGTGCATTCCCCGACCCAGCCCCCCACCACATTTGCTAATCCCTCACACCAGCTTGCATACCAGCAGGCCCAACACTTCCACAAccaacagcagcagcaacagcaacagcaaCTTCAGATGTTCTGGGCCAACCAAATGCAAGAAATTGAGCAAACGACTGACTTCAAGAATCACAGCCTCCCTCTTGCTCggattaagaaaataatgaaagcTGATGAGGATGTCCGGATGATTTCGGCAGAGGCTCCTGTCATATTTGCAAAGGCATGTGAAATGTTCATCTTGGAGCTGACTTTGCGCTCTTGGATCCACacagaagaaaacaaaaggaggACATTACAAAAGAATGATATTGCAGCTGCCATTTCGAGGACTGATGTCTTTGATTTCTTGGTTGATATCATTCCAAGAGATGAATTGAAAGAGGAGGGACTTGGGGTGACCAAGGCTACTATTCCAGTAGTCGGTTCACCGGCTGATATCCCATACTACTATGTCCCATCACAGCATCCTGTGGGACCTACAGGAATGATCATGGGAAAGCCAGTCGACCAAGCAGCAATGTATGCTACGCAGCAGTCTCGAGCACCTATGGCTTTCATGCCATGGCCACAGAGCCAAactcagcagcagcagcagccacCACAGCAGCAGCAAACAGACTCTTGA